A DNA window from Pungitius pungitius chromosome 1, fPunPun2.1, whole genome shotgun sequence contains the following coding sequences:
- the zgc:174906 gene encoding uncharacterized protein zgc:174906 has product MAGEPAAEIQLLRSQKAKLIEILSADAEFVLQHADSSLLLSDSGYQQVKARTVPREKVTDLLDHIIQRGPAAAQGLLELLKGKEMQETFPMLCFIKDVQAITPSTGGPKPVPSIVPHVEKEVSSLEGSRPCNLEDTVPSKKIRKRDPVLVKDKQLMIVAPNIGKSWKEIGIGTLDIPNKKLEQIELDESRHIYRVFSMLLYWKTSQKLNATAANLHTLLSQGPCALPLDSINSLLEDSDAFDL; this is encoded by the exons ATGGCAGGGGAACCAGCTGCAGAAATCCAACTACTCAGAAGCCAGAAGGCCAAGCTGATAGAAATTCTAAGTGCAGATGCCGAATTTGTCCTCCAGCATGCAGACTCTTCCTTATTGCTGTCCGACAGCGGCTACCAGCAGGTGAAAGCTCGCACTGTTCCTCGTGAGAAAGTGACAGACCTGCTGGATCACATCATCCAGAGGggtcctgcagcagcacaggGACTGCTGGAACTGCTGAAGGGAAAGGAAATGCAGGAAACCTTCCCAATGCTTTGCTTTATTAAGGATGTACAAGCAATCACACCGTCTACAGGTGGGCCGAAGCCTGTTCCGTCGATAGTTCCCCATGTTGAAAAGGAAGTGTCCTCATTGGAAGGTTCACGACCTTGTAACTTAGAAGATACCGTGCCGTCCAAAAAGATCCGCAAGAGAG ACCCCGTCTTAGTGAAGGACAAGCAGCTGATGATAGTAGCTCCTAACATCGGTAAATCTTGGAAGGAGATCGGCATTGGCACTCTCGACATCCCTAATAAGAAGCTGGAACAGATAGAATTAGACGAGAGCCGCCACATCTACCGAGTGTTTTCCATGCTGCTCTACTGGAAAACGAGCCAGAAGTTAAACGCCACCGCTGCTAACCTGCACACGCTGCTCAGTCAGGGCCCCTGTGCGCTGCCACTCGACAGCATTAACTCACTGTTGGAGGATTCTGATGCCTTCGATCTCTAG
- the csad gene encoding cysteine sulfinic acid decarboxylase, protein MANMFANSIEGQESRIPRDLNEPLVDHTEGQLFLNDAFKIIMEEVLCKEPDIKQKVCEWKEPEELSLLLDLELRATGEPQERLLQRVKDVAKYSIKTGHPRFFNQLFAGVDYHALAGRFLTEALNTNLYTYEVAPVFVLMENEVLRGMRQLVGWTEGDGIFCPGGSVSNMYAMNLARYQLLPDVKRQGLFGLPRLNLFTSSESHYSVKKAAAFLGIGTDNVITVKVDDGGRMDPDDLDEKIQLAKSQGAVPFLVSCTSGTTVRGAFDPLDLIADVCEKHKLWMHVDAAWGGSVLFSKQHAHLMKGVNRANSVAWNPHKMLATGLQCSALLLQDTMDLLRNCHSANATYLFQQDKFYDVKLDVGDKSVQCSRKVDCLKFWLMWKAVGSNGFADRVDKAFSHAGYLVDQMKKREGFCLLQEPAFVNICFWYIPPSLRGKEGNADYQDRLAKVAPVIKERMMKQGTMMVGYQPLGNKVNFFRLVVFSPVLSKKDMDFLIDEIERLGNDL, encoded by the exons ATGGCAAACATGTTCGCAAACTCAA TTGAAGGACAGGAATCACGCATTCCCCGGGACCTGAATGAACCTCTTGTTGACCATACAGAGGGCCAACTCTTCTTGAACGATGCCTTTAAAATTATTATGGAGGAGGTGCTCTGCAAGGAACCAGACATCAAGCAAAAG GTGTGTGAGTGGAAAGAGCCGGAGGAGCTCTCCCTGCTGCTGGATCTGGAGCTGAGGGCAACGGGGGAGCCACAAGAACGGCTCCTGCAGAGAGTGAAAGATGTTGCTAAGTACAGCATCAAGACAG GTCACCCACGTTTCtttaatcagctgtttgcagGAGTGGACTATCACGCGCTTGCTGGCCGATTCCTCACTGAGGCTCTCAACACTAACCT CTACACCTATGAGGTGGCCCCAGTGTTTGTGCTGATGGAGAATGAGGTTCTGAGAGGAATGCGGCAGCTGGTTGGCTGGACAGAAGGTGACGGTATTTTCTGCCCAGGGGGTTCTGTCTCCAACATGTACGCCATGAACCTCGCACGTTACCAGCTTTTACCAGACGTCAAACGCCAGGGGCTGTTTGGTCTCCCAAGATTAAACCTCTTTACATCTTCAGAG agccaTTACTCTGTGAAGAAAGCAGCTGCCTTTCTTGGAATTGGGACGGACAATGTTATCACCGTCAAAGTGGATGATGG AGGCCGTATGGATCCAGACGACCTGGATGAAAAAATCCAACTTGCAAAATCTCAG GGTGCAGTGCCATTCCTTGTAAGCTGCACATCTGGAACCACAGTGCGTGGTGCGTTTGACCCACTGGACCTCATAGCAGATGTCTGTGAGAAGCACAAGCTCTGGATGCACGTGGAC GCGGCCTGGGGAGGGAGCGTGCTCTTTTCCAAGCAACACGCACATCTGATGAAAGGAGTTAACAG AGCAAATTCAGTAGCCTGGAATCCACACAAGATGCTGGCCACCGGCCTCCAGTGTTCTGCCCTGCTACTACAGGATACCATG GACTTGTTGAGGAATTGCCATAGTGCCAACGCCACATACCTCTTCCAGCAAGATAAATTCTATGACGTGAAGCTGGATGTCGGAGATAAGTCGGTGCAGTGCAGCCGCAAGGTTGACTGCCTGAAGTTCTGGCTGATGTGGAAAGCTGTCGGCTCCAATGGCTTTGCTGATCGCGTGGACAAAGCTTTTAGCCATGCAGG ATATCTGGTGgatcaaatgaagaaaagagaggggttttgtcttttgcaggAG CCAGCGTTTGTGAATATATGCTTCTGGTACATACCACCAAGTTTGagggggaaggaaggaaatgCAGATTACCAGGACAGGCTGGCAAAA GTAGCTCCAGTCATCAAGGAGCGCATGATGAAGCAAGGCACAATGATGGTGGGCTACCAACCTTTGGGAAACAAGGTCAACTTTTTCCGCCTGGTTGTTTTCTCTCCTGTGCTTTCCAAGAAAGACATGgacttcctcattgatgaaatTGAAAGACTTGGAAATGACCTGTGA
- the znf740b gene encoding zinc finger protein 740b isoform X1: MTHHSNNSVRDHMKWAGLLGCEAVLSSMALMQANNIPGQKRMMSQLGQGHRSSPDSHQSHSQHSHNHHGHQVHHGQAHHSNMGHPSAGSCPPLLIRKDGDYHSSRMMDGKDMQANQNMQPKKKHKKSSSKVKVEHLIPQIDMSDDSSLKVQKNFICDHCYGAFRSSYHLKRHILTHTGEKPFACDACDMRFIQRYHLDRHKRVHSGEKPYQCDRCHQNFSRTDRLLRHRRLCTVGGSKDDSQFSQDASAHPASWSPLQPSNNRLTV, encoded by the exons ATGACACACCATTCTAACAACTCTGTTCGAGACCATATGAAATGG GCTGGGTTGCTGGGCTGCGAGGCGGTGCTGTCCAGCATGGCCCTGATGCAAGCCAACAACATCCCAGGCCAGAAGAGGATGATGTCACAGTTGGGTCAAGGGCACAGGTCCAGTCCTGATAGCCACCAAAGCCACTCGCAGCACAGCCACAACCACCATGGACACCAGGTGCACCATGGTCAAGCCCACCACAGCAACATGGGTCATCCTTCAGCCGGGAGCTGTCCACCCCTG ctGATACGAAAAGACGGCGATTATCACTCCTCAAGAATGATGGATGGGAAGGACATGCAAGCAAACCAGAATATGCAACCCAAGAAGAAGCACAAGAAATCATCCAGCAAAGTGAAAGTGGAG CATTTAATTCCACAAATCGACATGAGCGATGACAGTTCTTTGAAAGTCCAAAAGAACTTCATCTGTGACCACTGCTATGGAGCTTTCCGGAGCAGTTACCACCTCAAGCGACACATTCTTACTCATACAG GAGAGAAGCCATTTGCTTGTGATGCGTGCGACATGCGTTTCATTCAGCGCTACCACCTGGACAGACACAAGAGGGTGCACAGCGGAGAGAAGCCGTACCAGTGCGACCGCTGCCATCAG AACTTCTCGCGGACGGACCGGCTGCTGAGACACCGGCGCCTATGTACGGTGGGGGGGAGCAAAGACGACAGCCAGTTCTCCCAGGATGCATCCGCCCACCCCGCTTCCTGGAGCCCGCTACAGCCTTCCAACAACCGCCTGACTGTCTGA
- the znf740b gene encoding zinc finger protein 740b isoform X2, whose translation MALMQANNIPGQKRMMSQLGQGHRSSPDSHQSHSQHSHNHHGHQVHHGQAHHSNMGHPSAGSCPPLLIRKDGDYHSSRMMDGKDMQANQNMQPKKKHKKSSSKVKVEHLIPQIDMSDDSSLKVQKNFICDHCYGAFRSSYHLKRHILTHTGEKPFACDACDMRFIQRYHLDRHKRVHSGEKPYQCDRCHQNFSRTDRLLRHRRLCTVGGSKDDSQFSQDASAHPASWSPLQPSNNRLTV comes from the exons ATGGCCCTGATGCAAGCCAACAACATCCCAGGCCAGAAGAGGATGATGTCACAGTTGGGTCAAGGGCACAGGTCCAGTCCTGATAGCCACCAAAGCCACTCGCAGCACAGCCACAACCACCATGGACACCAGGTGCACCATGGTCAAGCCCACCACAGCAACATGGGTCATCCTTCAGCCGGGAGCTGTCCACCCCTG ctGATACGAAAAGACGGCGATTATCACTCCTCAAGAATGATGGATGGGAAGGACATGCAAGCAAACCAGAATATGCAACCCAAGAAGAAGCACAAGAAATCATCCAGCAAAGTGAAAGTGGAG CATTTAATTCCACAAATCGACATGAGCGATGACAGTTCTTTGAAAGTCCAAAAGAACTTCATCTGTGACCACTGCTATGGAGCTTTCCGGAGCAGTTACCACCTCAAGCGACACATTCTTACTCATACAG GAGAGAAGCCATTTGCTTGTGATGCGTGCGACATGCGTTTCATTCAGCGCTACCACCTGGACAGACACAAGAGGGTGCACAGCGGAGAGAAGCCGTACCAGTGCGACCGCTGCCATCAG AACTTCTCGCGGACGGACCGGCTGCTGAGACACCGGCGCCTATGTACGGTGGGGGGGAGCAAAGACGACAGCCAGTTCTCCCAGGATGCATCCGCCCACCCCGCTTCCTGGAGCCCGCTACAGCCTTCCAACAACCGCCTGACTGTCTGA